Within the Cotesia glomerata isolate CgM1 linkage group LG6, MPM_Cglom_v2.3, whole genome shotgun sequence genome, the region taatataaaaaaaattctattttcatTCGTTCACAGTAGAAGAATGATAACAACTAGAATAGAATTATTTCGTACATCAATCTATAACCAATGATATTATGTGATTATTTTAGAACTGCTTCATCGATAGAAATtccagtaattaatttttatcaaaatgctTGAACCATACAATTATatcaattcaataaaaaaaataagccaTTTTAAGTTCTTAAAATaggaaataatgaaaaataacgTTGATTGAagaattacttttattattaataataaaattttatcagaacatttatttatttcgtaaGATAGTTACCCAATATATAACTATGAAAACTTTAGTTTGGTGATgttaaaatatcgaaaaatgtatcttataaatattcttaattttcattttggaATACGCAAAGATTGCCAGCAGCTTGTACATGATTAGGCTTACATCTACATCGATAATCAATGCAAAGAGAGTTTTCAGCCATGCATTGATCGTCCTTCATGCAATAGCCGTTGAGAAAAGGAAGAATTGTCTGATTACTTATCGCTAGGTTATTCACGTTACAAACACATTTTCCATTTGCAGCACAATTCCAATGCCAAGGATCACTGCACTCAGTAACTTCTTTACAAGAATACAATGAATCCGCTGTTGAAATAgttttaatgtaataaaagttaatttgtaattaagtattctacaaaaattttgaaataaaagattcctttaaaaaaaaaacaaggtCTTATGTGACTTTAAATGCTTTAGGCATATTAATTACTATCATAAagttattatcatttaattactGTAAGAATTTAtccattacttttttttctcaagtataacgtctaaaaaataaaacttctactattattattattaataataataaaaagaagaaaaaaaaacttaccatTATTGTGACCATGAAAAGACGGTCTAATAAGGAGAGCGGActcgaaaaaaatgaataaaaacaaaccctactgtttaaaatttccaataggatcccatcaaaagcgataaaagccacttagaaacccataaattttattggtttctaagtggcttttgtcgctttttatgaaatcttaTTGGAGCTTTTCAACAGGGAACACCAGTAAACTCGTTTGTCGATCATAATAAATCTTCTTGTTGTTGTTCTTAAGATCTCAAAATGATAAAGGACATTCATGCGCTACCCTTAAGTTAAATGTTATTGGAACCTTATGTTGTTCTCGGAACTTATATTGTTCTTGGAACCTGTTACTGTTCTTGGAGCCTGATATTTTTCTTAGAACCTACAATTGTTCTTAGAACCGACTGTTGTTCTCAGAGCCTAATATTGTTCTCGGAAGTTATATTGTTCTTGGAACCTGGTACTGTTCTTGGAACCTCATATTGTTTTTAGAACCTAAAATTGTTCTTGGAACCTAATCTTGTTCTTAGAACCTGGTGTTGTTCTCGGAACCTAATACTGTTTTTAAAACctttaaaaactattataattaagcttataaaaactataaaataaaagtttatatctACTAGTATGTCTTACGCATGAACGTCCTCGAAATTAAAAGATGGAATCATACTTACTTCTCATGCATTTGTCGACGGAAATGGTCAAATGTTATAGGAACTTTGTATTGCTCTTAAAACCTACTATCGTTCTTAGAACCTACTATTGTTCTTAGAATCtaatattgtttttagaaTCTAACATTGTTCTTAGAACCTATTATTGTTTTCAGAGCCTAATATCGTTCTTGAAACTTATATTGTTCTTGGCACCTAATGTTGTTCTTAGGATCTAATATTGTTCTTAGAACCTAATCCTTTTCTTAAAGCCTAATATTGTTCTAGGAACTTAGTACTGTTCTTGGAACCTGATATTTTTCTTAGAACCTATTATTGTTCTTAGAACCTAATATTGTTCTTAGAACCTACTATTCTTCTTAAAAACTAATCCTGTTCTGAAAGCCTAATATTGTTCTCGGAACTTATATTTTACTTGGAACTTAACAGCAAATTAGGTTACAGAGAAAGTTAAATGCTTGTGTTCGctacattttcaaaatatccAGGTATGAGCATGTAACACCGTATTATGCAGATCTGCACTGGTTAACACTTAAGACTCGGAGAGATTTCTTTTTGTCGTGTCTCGTTTATAAAGCCTTATATTTAAATCAGAAGCCACTTATTGGCAGTCTGTTACATATTCGTGAGCCTCGTCTCCGTAGGGGTGATGTGCGTCAGGATTATCTTGAGTTGCCGAGCTGTCATAGTACGAAATatgataagttttttttagttagTGCAGTCAGAGCTTGGAATCGGTTACCTAATCAATGTACGTCACAGCCTGATTTTCAAACTTTCAGACAAGCCTATTATGAGTTTTTGCTGAGTGAAGAGAATGTTTTTGATGGTCTTTAGAATTGATGGATGATGGGACGTAATAGctaatgtaatttaataataatgatttgttataatttgtttaaaactgTTTTACACTattgtatgaaaatttttgtatttatctTGGAGGGCCGCAAGGAGTCTTGACTCCATGgccttaataaataaataataataataataataataaaataacttagtACTGTTCCTGGAACCTAATATTGTTCATAGAAACTGGTGTTGTTTTCGGAAcctaatactttttttaaaaccttcaaaaactattgtaattaatcttataaaaactaaaaattaaaaatttatatctactAGTATGTTTTACGCATGAACGCCCTTGAAATTAAAGGATGAAATAATACTTACTTTTCATGCATCTGTCAACGGAAATGGATATATAACCATGTATGCATTGACACTTACTATTCACACAACAAAATTTACCAGACAAGCATTCTTCATCGCTAGTACAATCTGAATTGATTGTCGGTACACAAAGATGATTGCCGATTGCAAAATAGTTTTGAGGGCAAATACAAATGCCATTTGATGAACATAcagaattcaaaataattgaacaattttcCATTTCGTCACATTGTTTGCCCAATGCGTCTACAAAAGTGATTtagttagttttatttaattaatatccaAGAGAATAATTAAAGTGATTGAAATTTCACTTGCttaattgacatttagaattTGAAGGGTCAGCAGCGAAAAAATTCTTGCATCCGCACTTACTATCCATGCAAATAGAATTTTCAACGTAGCAGTCTGCATCTTCGTCGCAATTTCTACCTATAAGAGCTTTACAAGCTCTGGCGTTGTTGCCTGCGAGGTAATTATCTTGGCAACTACATTTTTTGTTCGTGGAACATTGAGCATGATTCATCATCATGCAGTCATCATTATTTTCACATGATTTTCCGAGATACActgcacggaaaaaataaaacagcaaTGATTACTGTTCCGTtcaaatattagaaaaatgttCATAGTCAGTATAGTCAGTTCTGTACAAAACACGACTGCTTAGTGCCAGAACAAGACTCAGTAGTGTGCAGACAATAATCAGTAGTTTTTATGTAGCGCTCTCTACTGTCCCAAACATTTTAACCTCATTTTCTTCTAAAACAGTACTGAGTACTGCACAAAATAGTAATCAGTGTTGTTTTTTTTCCTCCGTGTGCGTAGAATATTGCCGTCAAAAATGGTAAATAGTAACATCGCATTAAGAATAACGATTTGAAAAgttatatagataaaaatttttaatactttctTTAAAGGGACAATTCTGAtttgtaactttaaaaaagaattttttctacatATTTCCAAAGGGTGTCCCGTTAAATGATCCCCAGAATTTAATACCATGACAGCTAATACCTGTAATTTGATCCCAAATtcttaaggagatccacgcgacccgagaaaaaatatttatatataaattggttatatatgattatatatgaaaaatggccaaatataatcatatatatttatatataacaatatttaattatatatttattacatctaattaattattgggttaattttatggatagagtatttaatatggtcctacgtaattctctgtaaccaattaaaatgcaaaaaaaaatatctaattataattttacggctataacaccagcggtcacccatccaactattaaccctgctcaatgctgcttaacttaagtgatctccgtgcgtcttgaagtttctgtctgctgtgctgctgtcttagatgaAAATGATactatgatctacataatgtatcatatgggtttatcataaatataatataaaaattgattttataatatatttggatagtcataattcataatttatttatttgaccgaatctcattataatataacacttatttaaataataaaataaataatgattttactattaggtagtagcagagcagaccaaaacatctcataggaaatgtaacaaattttgtatttcagaattatttaaacgtaattataaacatcattttacactttttgtgattaccaaaaaaaaattttttttcaaagaaaaaatttttatatacgttaattatatataagcatgtataattatatatacttatatataattatatatgggattatatataatcttggatggctgtatattgctccatatatagtcatatataattatatatgattatatatgacctcatatacaattccatatattaTCATGAATGATTATATacaactatatataattatatatggaactatatataatcttgcttggctgtatattgctccatatatagtcatatataattatatatgattatatatgacctcatatacaattccatatataatcatgtatggttatatataattatatatggaactatataatcttgcttggttgtatattgctccatatatagtcatacataattatatatgattatttataacctcatatacaattcggtatataatcatgtatgattatatatacttagatataattgtatatggaactatatataatcttgcatggctgtatattgctccatatatagtcatatataattatatataatcatgtatgattatatataattatatatgattatatataattgtatataattatatatgtgattccatatatagtcatattatatgattttatacaattaaatatgattatatagaaacattttttctcggggaagtagtaaaattttcaaaactttctgaacctttgtaaattcaatctacgtagcttaataattaataaaaaaattaaaaaacagcagctttccgggatatttaatcaaataattaggtttgaaaattgtaatttttacatgtaggtaaatggagattccactagccgtgtatttggttaagaatttaatgcaattaacgatttaaaaaaaattttattttcattgaatttattgaaaaaataataagctatcgattaaaacaataaaaaagtagctttccgaacctattacggagatattttatattttttatgaaaaatcacacGGAACTTccgttctttaaagtcttgtatttgacttggcaacaacgcttgcgcagttacccatgcgcataagtaaccgcggttttttaaatgctagaagattttagtaattttagttagacagtaaacataaataaatttgaaggttagggaactcttgcggtgttgtcaagtgtataccggtaattcagagtgctatattttttattagtcaattaaatgttaataattatttaatgggtaaatttttcggaaatttcctcaaaaatgttattaattaatttaaaaatgaatttgaagATAACAAAAGttttctacgtattatttttttatagatattctTCACACAAGGAGGGTACTAGGATCTCCTTAATCAATAACATTGTtcatgtgatttttttttgtaatttggatttataaaaataatctattcaattttgataaatataatcaaaAACCAGctcttaattttcaaatttgatgttttatgaaaataactgCGAAtgcgaaatttaaatttcccgcTCAAAACTCACCATTTAAATAAACGCCCTCtctaaacatttatttataaaaaatttgaaaaactttaagcgcaatttttaaaaaatatttttttgtaccaatttaataaattaaaaaattaaaaaattaaaaacgtcggatTACTTTAGTATTAATACACACGGACTATTTTTCTTAGCGGAGTAAGAGATTATTTAGTCGTTCTACAAATCTTACGTGTTAGAGGGAGAGAATccgaacaaattaattttatttatgattaaatttttaaaattataattaattataaataataaatttttattaatttttctgttgataataatatatttattttcataaaaatttttgaatttcaagtGAACTAACCAGCAACGCCATCTTTATTAGAATTATAAGAACAACTCAGCCATTTTCAGTCATCACTACTCACTACacaacttaataaatttattaactgtgcAAACATTGCCAAGTGAAAGTGCgctaataactaataaaaggAAAAGAAGATTAAATaagtcataaatattttaatcaataataatcaatcatGTAAGTAAAATAcctaattactaaatttaataaattaatttcaataatttctataaaattacatcattttaaataaatgtgaaaAAGAAATGTTAacgttagccgacgtttttgattttttgttttcattcattaaataagaactgaaaaatattttttttaaattgcacttatagtttttaaagttttttatgaaaaaaaatttatttttgaataattttttcaatgaaaaaattgataaaaattttaaaatgttggctaacttaatttttatgaaaaagtaaggttataatttgtttatacttacaaatttgttaaaaaaagttgcaatttcaattttttgaaatttcaacatgtcaatttttattctcattttttttgccattaattatttgttaaaaaaaattatttttaaaaaattgcaatttcaattctttgaaatttctacatgtcaatttttttgccataatttatttgttaaaaaaaattatttttaaaaaattgtaatttcaattttttaaaaatttatacatgtcaattttttttcttattctttatGCCATAATTTactggttaaaaaaaattatttaaaaaaaaaattgtagtttcaattttttgaaatttctacatgtcaatttttattctcatttttttgccataatttatttgttaaaaaaaattgcaatttcaattttttgaaatttctacatattaatttcttcattttttttgccataatttatttgttaatcaaaattatttaaaaaaaattgcaattttaattttttgaaatttctacatgtcaatttttactctcactttttttttccataatttatttgttaaaaaaattatttaaaaaaaaattgcaatttcaattttttgaaatttttacatatcaatttttattcttatttttgttgccataatttacttgttaaaaaaaaaagtttttttaaattggaatttcaattttttgaaatttctacgtcaatttttttttctcattttttttgccataatttattttaaaaaaaaaaggtatttttaaaaaatagcaatttcaattttttgtaatttctacatgtcaatttttttgccataatttatttgttaaaaaaaaattgcaatttcaattttttgaaatttctacatgttaatttttactctcatttttttgccatattttatttgttaaaaaaaattgcaatttcaattttttaaaatttctacatatcaatttttattctcattttttttaccataatttatttgttaaaaaaaaattgtttttaaaaaaattgcaatgtcaattttttgaagtttctacatatcaatttttattttcatttttttgttaaataaaattgttttaaaaaaattgcaatttcaatttttcaaaatttctacatattaatttttttgccataacttatttaaaaaaaaaaaaattgcaatttcaatttttaaaaatttctacatgtcaattttttctcatttttttgccacaatttatttgttaaaaaaaatccttgaaattattatctgctaaattaaattacattataatttattaaaaaatttttataaaaaaaaaaattattacataaattttaacaatttttttttaataaattaatcaatttttattctcatttttttgccacaatttgttaaaaaaaatttttttaaattaataaatatctaaataaattttcatatttttttccagaaaaactaacaaaaaatGGCGAACCGGACAGTGAAGGACGCCAAGTCAATTCGTGGGACAAATCCccaatatttaattgaaaaaataatccgaTCGCGTATTTATGACTCTAAATACTGGAAAGAAGAATGCTTCGCTCTAACAGCGGAACTTCTAGTGGACAAAGCGATGGAGCTGCGTTACCTCGGTGGAGTTTTCGGAGGAAACATCAAACCGACTccatttttatgtttaattctaaaaatgctCCAAATTCAGCCGGAGAAGGATATTATTGtagagtttataaaaaatgaagaatttaAATACGTCCGAGCATTGGGAGCGCTTTACATGCGACTAACAGGGTCGTCCTTGGACTGTTACAAGTACCTGGAGCCGCTTTTCAACGACAGCCGGAAGTTAAGGATCCAAAATAAGCAAGGAGTCTTTGAAGTGATTCATATGGATGAATTTATCGACATGCTACTTAGAGACGAGCGCAGCTGCGATATCATCCTCCCCAGGATCCAAAAAAGGCACGTCTTGGAAGAGAGTAATGAGCTTGAAGCGAAAGTCTCTGCTCTAGAGGATGATATAGATGAGGGCATCGAGTCCTCGGAGGATGAAGAAATGCCGCCGATTAAGGATGAGAGGAAAAAAGCGGATTATGACAAggaccgggagaggtataaaGAGAGGGAGAGAGAGAAAAGACACTCTAGGTCTGATAAAAAAAGTGACAGGGAGAGAGATAGGTCTAGGAGTCGGGAGAGAAAGAGGGATAGAGAACGAGAGAGGGATAGAGATCGCAGGGATCGCGATAAGGATAGGAGGAGAAGTGATAGAGAGAGGAGAGAGCGGGACCGAGAACGTGAGAGGAGGAGAGACCGCTCGAGATATTAATTTGactttttgacttttttttatttacatttatggtttatgataataaaatgtacatagtaaaataaattttcaatatttaaatcatttacattaattgttgtttttttttttttttgtagagcttttttaaattttagaagattgtttcattttttttttttttttttgattagttaagaattttttttttatttttaagtttgatatttttgagcAAGGTGAAttgaaatgtaaaaaaaaatatttttttttattataaatttctagGTTGAGAATACTGATTAAAAAGAATTGAGAAGCggttatctatatatacaaaCAAAAGGATTGGAGttattgaaaagaatttgaatttcattatttttgtttttttttttctaattaaaatttttgttattaaatatgaaatttaagatttttttttagattatttttttgacttgagaaaaatttcatagtaaaaaatgaagattttttttgtgtcaAGATtggttaaatatttcttattaattttcttggctcaagtagaatatttttattacttttttttaaatattttaattattaatacactgatagaaggatttgtttaaattaaataagatttattaaatgtaaataaatgattttttaacatcatgatttaataaatatttgaacaTTTAGACCGCATTttaaaatgctctatctctagatacataattaagaaatgaccttttaattagtgaactattgacatttttaaagatataagctcattccgatgttgaacttatcgagacttttcatttgagtacccacatcaatattatatatatttatatatttaacaaataccatatatataaaatatataaaaattgccatgtgAGTACTTagatgaaaggtctcaatgaatgtaacatcgaaatgagtttatatcttaaaaaatgacaataattaagaaatgaccttttattttgtgaaatattgacatttttaaagatataagctcatccttataatacacttatcaagaccttttatttgaatacccacatcaatttttcataaattttatatatttcacaagtaccatttatataaaatatattaaaaatgcatgtgggtactcaaatgaaaggtctcgatgagtgtaacatcgggatgagcttatatctttaaaaatgtcaatagttaacaagatacaaggtcattttttaattatgggtatttttaaagatataagctcatcctgatgttacactcatcgagacctttcatttgagtacccacatcaatttttcatatatttcatatatttgtatatattatatatttgtatatatgaaaaatatatcaaaaatgcatgtgggtattcaaatgaaaggtctcgatgagtgtaacatcgggatgagcttatatctttaaaaatgtcaataattaagaaagtacagtgcaatttaacataattaagaaatcaccttgtatcttgtgaactattgatatttttaaagatataagctcatcccgacattacactcatcgagacctttcatttgagtacccacatcaatttttcatatatttcatatatttgtatatattatatatttgtatatatgaaaaatatatcaaaaatgcatgtgggtattcaaatgaaaggtctcgatgagtgtaatatcgggatgagcttatatctttaaaaatgtcaataattaagaaagtacagtgcaatttaacataattaagaaatcaccttgtatcttgtgaactattgatatttttaaagatataagctcatcccgacattacacttatcaagacttttcatttgagtacccacatcaatttttcatatattttatatatttatatatattatatatacgtatatatgaaaaatatatcaaaaatgcatgtgggtactcaaatgaaagctcttgattggtgtaacatcgggatgagtttatatttttaaaaatgtcaatatttaagaaagtacagtgcaatttaacaaaaaattatttaataaagcaaaattttatttttttatagttcacaagtcacggcagtcacatagtgaccaggttattaactattaataaatatactttcctccgaaataaatatttattaaaatttaataaattaaattattaatatttaa harbors:
- the LOC123267498 gene encoding pre-mRNA-splicing factor 38, encoding MANRTVKDAKSIRGTNPQYLIEKIIRSRIYDSKYWKEECFALTAELLVDKAMELRYLGGVFGGNIKPTPFLCLILKMLQIQPEKDIIVEFIKNEEFKYVRALGALYMRLTGSSLDCYKYLEPLFNDSRKLRIQNKQGVFEVIHMDEFIDMLLRDERSCDIILPRIQKRHVLEESNELEAKVSALEDDIDEGIESSEDEEMPPIKDERKKADYDKDRERYKEREREKRHSRSDKKSDRERDRSRSRERKRDRERERDRDRRDRDKDRRRSDRERRERDRERERRRDRSRY